One Lysobacter enzymogenes DNA segment encodes these proteins:
- a CDS encoding TorF family putative porin — protein MSSHTSETTTDAVAITASRVRTTPAHAPKQKYASRRALLALALACAAAPAFAGTSGSIGLTTDYLFRGVSQTNQKPALQAGIEYAHDNGFYAGAWGSNVSWLSDTVVVGDDISSSLELDGYLGYRGKAGEIFSYDVGVLTYYYPGSYPSGFNSPNTTEVYLGGTLAPSETVSIGLKYSYSVTDLFGYADSDGSGYLDASLNWTFQPGWALNLHGGKQWIEGNKAFEYTDWKLAVTKSFDNGFSVAAAYSDTDAEKALYTNAHGNFLADSAFTLTLSKAF, from the coding sequence ATGTCGTCTCACACCAGCGAAACCACCACCGATGCCGTCGCCATCACGGCGTCCCGCGTCAGGACGACGCCCGCACACGCTCCGAAACAGAAATACGCATCGCGACGCGCGCTGCTGGCGCTGGCGCTCGCCTGCGCGGCGGCGCCGGCGTTCGCCGGTACCTCCGGCTCGATCGGACTGACCACGGACTACCTGTTCCGCGGCGTCTCCCAGACCAACCAGAAACCGGCGCTGCAGGCCGGCATCGAGTATGCCCACGACAACGGCTTCTACGCCGGCGCCTGGGGCAGCAACGTCAGTTGGCTGTCGGACACGGTCGTCGTCGGCGACGACATCTCCAGCAGCCTGGAGCTCGACGGATACCTGGGCTATCGCGGCAAGGCCGGGGAGATCTTTTCCTACGACGTCGGCGTGCTGACTTACTACTATCCGGGCAGCTATCCGTCCGGCTTCAACAGCCCCAACACCACCGAGGTGTATCTGGGCGGCACGCTCGCGCCGAGCGAGACGGTATCGATCGGGCTCAAGTACTCGTATTCGGTCACCGACCTGTTCGGCTACGCCGATTCCGACGGCTCGGGCTATCTCGACGCCAGCCTCAACTGGACCTTCCAGCCGGGCTGGGCGCTGAACCTGCACGGCGGCAAGCAGTGGATCGAAGGCAACAAGGCCTTCGAGTACACCGACTGGAAGCTCGCCGTGACCAAGAGCTTCGACAACGGGTTCTCGGTCGCCGCGGCCTACAGCGATACCGACGCCGAGAAGGCGCTCTACACCAACGCCCACGGCAACTTCCTGGCCGACAGCGCCTTCACCCTTACGTTGAGCAAAGCGTTC
- a CDS encoding GNAT family N-acetyltransferase — protein sequence MQIRPMQIREGQLDRPEVIALLREHLQGMAELSPPESIHALDLDGLKHPRISFWSVWDGGELLGCGALKQLDAEHGEIKSMRTADAHRRRGVAAAMLEHILDEAARRAYRRVSLETGSMDGFGPARSLYARYGFGYCGPFADYRDDPNSVYMSKKL from the coding sequence ATGCAGATCCGACCGATGCAGATCCGCGAAGGCCAGCTCGACCGTCCCGAAGTGATCGCGCTGCTGCGCGAACACCTGCAGGGCATGGCCGAACTGTCGCCGCCGGAAAGCATCCACGCGCTCGACCTCGACGGCCTCAAGCATCCGCGCATCAGCTTCTGGAGCGTGTGGGACGGCGGCGAACTGCTCGGCTGCGGCGCGCTCAAGCAGTTGGATGCGGAGCACGGCGAGATCAAGTCGATGCGCACCGCCGACGCGCACCGCCGGCGCGGGGTGGCCGCGGCGATGCTCGAACACATTCTCGATGAAGCGGCGCGGCGCGCGTACCGGCGAGTGAGTCTGGAAACCGGCTCGATGGATGGATTCGGGCCGGCACGCAGCTTGTACGCGCGTTACGGCTTCGGTTACTGCGGACCCTTCGCCGATTATCGCGACGATCCCAACAGCGTGTACATGAGCAAGAAGTTGTAA
- a CDS encoding undecaprenyl-diphosphate phosphatase: protein MTDLLAALLLGIIEGITEFLPISSTGHLLIAQHWLGARSDLFNISIQAGAILAVVVIYWKRLWGLAVGFTQRDNLDYLLKLGLAFGITGVLGIVVKKAGFTLPDHVAPIAWALVLGGVWMIAAEHFAAKRAAALGERSDITWTVATLVGIAQVVAGVFPGTSRSAATIFVALLAGTTSRAAATEFAFLVGIPTMFAASGYELMGVLGTPAAAQEDWSALAVAFVASAVTAFIAVKWLLRYIQSHRFTAFAIYRLVFGIALLWLMPSGS from the coding sequence ATGACCGACCTCTTAGCCGCCCTGCTCCTCGGCATCATCGAAGGCATCACCGAATTCCTCCCGATCTCCAGCACCGGCCACCTGCTGATCGCCCAGCACTGGCTCGGCGCGCGCTCGGACCTGTTCAACATCTCGATCCAGGCCGGCGCGATCCTGGCGGTGGTGGTGATCTATTGGAAGCGCCTGTGGGGGCTCGCGGTCGGCTTCACCCAGCGCGACAACCTCGACTACCTGCTCAAGCTCGGGCTCGCCTTCGGCATCACCGGCGTACTCGGCATCGTGGTCAAGAAGGCCGGCTTCACCCTGCCCGACCACGTCGCCCCGATCGCCTGGGCGCTGGTGCTCGGCGGCGTGTGGATGATCGCGGCCGAGCATTTCGCCGCCAAGCGCGCCGCCGCGCTCGGCGAGCGCAGCGACATCACCTGGACGGTGGCGACCCTGGTCGGCATCGCCCAGGTCGTGGCCGGCGTGTTCCCGGGCACCTCGCGCTCGGCGGCGACGATCTTCGTCGCCCTGCTCGCCGGCACCACCTCGCGCGCGGCGGCGACCGAGTTCGCGTTCCTGGTCGGCATCCCGACCATGTTCGCCGCCAGCGGCTACGAGCTGATGGGCGTGCTCGGCACCCCGGCCGCCGCGCAGGAAGACTGGAGCGCGCTGGCGGTGGCCTTCGTCGCCTCGGCGGTGACCGCCTTCATCGCGGTGAAATGGCTGCTGCGCTACATCCAGAGCCACCGCTTCACCGCGTTCGCGATCTACCGTCTCGTGTTCGGCATCGCTCTGCTGTGGCTGATGCCGAGCGGCAGCTGA
- the glnA gene encoding type I glutamate--ammonia ligase, producing MSLEHVEKLIKDHKVEFVDLRFTDMRGVQHHVTFPKSIVEPALFEDGKMFDGSSISGWKGINESDMILLPDASTAFLDPFTADPTLVLTCDILDPATMQAYSRDPRGVAKRAEAYLKSSGVADQAFFGPEPEFFIFDSVRYANDMGHTFFHVDSEEAAWNSGKEYEGGNSGYRPGVKGGYFPVAPLDSLHDIRAEMCKTLEQVGIEVEVHHHEVANAGQCEIGTKFNSLVAKADELLTMKYIIKNVAHRNGKTATFMPKPLVGDNGSGMHVHQSFAKGGVNLFSGDGYGGLSQMALWYIGGVFKHARAINAFTNSGTNSYKRLVPGYEAPVMLAYSARNRSASCRIPYVANPKARRIEMRFPDPIQSGYLTFAALMMAGLDGIKNQIDPGAPSDKDLYDLPPEEEKGIPTVCHSLDQALEALDKDRDFLKAGGVFTDDFIDGYIALKMQEVTKFRAATHPLEYQMYYAV from the coding sequence ATGTCCCTCGAACACGTCGAAAAGCTCATCAAGGACCACAAGGTCGAATTCGTCGATCTGCGCTTCACCGACATGCGTGGCGTGCAGCACCACGTGACCTTCCCCAAGTCGATCGTCGAGCCGGCGCTGTTCGAGGACGGCAAGATGTTCGACGGTTCCTCGATCAGCGGCTGGAAGGGCATCAACGAGTCGGACATGATCCTGCTGCCCGACGCCTCGACCGCGTTCCTGGATCCGTTCACCGCCGATCCGACCCTGGTGCTGACCTGCGACATCCTCGACCCGGCGACCATGCAGGCCTATTCGCGCGATCCGCGCGGCGTCGCCAAGCGCGCCGAGGCCTACCTGAAGTCCAGCGGCGTCGCCGACCAGGCCTTCTTCGGCCCTGAGCCCGAGTTCTTCATCTTCGACTCGGTGCGTTACGCCAACGACATGGGCCACACCTTCTTCCACGTCGATTCGGAAGAAGCCGCGTGGAACTCGGGCAAGGAATACGAAGGCGGCAACAGCGGCTACCGTCCGGGCGTGAAGGGCGGCTATTTCCCGGTCGCCCCGCTCGATTCGCTGCACGACATCCGCGCCGAGATGTGCAAGACGCTGGAGCAGGTCGGCATCGAAGTCGAAGTGCACCACCACGAAGTCGCCAACGCCGGCCAGTGCGAGATCGGCACCAAGTTCAACTCGCTGGTCGCCAAGGCCGACGAGTTGCTGACGATGAAGTACATCATCAAGAACGTCGCCCACCGCAACGGCAAGACCGCGACCTTCATGCCCAAGCCGCTGGTCGGCGACAACGGCAGCGGCATGCACGTGCACCAGTCCTTCGCCAAGGGCGGCGTGAACCTGTTCTCCGGCGACGGCTACGGCGGCCTGTCGCAGATGGCGCTGTGGTACATCGGCGGCGTGTTCAAGCACGCGCGCGCGATCAACGCCTTCACCAACTCGGGCACCAACAGCTACAAGCGCCTGGTGCCGGGCTACGAGGCGCCGGTGATGCTGGCGTACTCGGCGCGCAACCGTTCGGCGAGCTGCCGCATTCCGTACGTGGCCAACCCGAAGGCGCGCCGCATCGAGATGCGCTTCCCCGACCCGATCCAGTCGGGCTACCTGACCTTCGCCGCGCTGATGATGGCCGGCCTGGACGGCATCAAGAACCAGATCGACCCGGGCGCGCCGAGCGACAAGGACCTGTACGACCTGCCGCCGGAAGAGGAGAAGGGCATCCCGACCGTGTGCCATTCGCTCGACCAGGCCCTGGAAGCGCTGGACAAGGACCGCGACTTCCTCAAGGCCGGCGGCGTGTTCACCGACGACTTCATCGACGGCTACATCGCGCTGAAGATGCAGGAAGTGACCAAGTTCCGCGCGGCCACGCATCCGCTGGAATACCAGATGTACTACGCCGTCTGA